A single genomic interval of Ramlibacter pinisoli harbors:
- a CDS encoding FAS1-like dehydratase domain-containing protein, with the protein METSLDELQAWIGRTETVRDSIGATPVKALDATLDHPARAVEHGTALPPLWHWLYFLPLHRQSEIGPDGHARRGGFLPPVPLPRRMWAGSQFEFRTPVRVGDAVERTSTIADVSRKEGRSGQLVFVKVRHELRCNGATEPAIVEFHDIVYRDARRPADVEPPPQRADTGAAWRREVIPDDVLLFRYSALTFNGHRIHYDRKYVTEVEGYPGLIVHGPLIATLLMDLVRRQLPNSDVASFRFKAVRPTFDLNPFHVNGQPAPDGKTVRLFAADHEGWLTMDATAVLR; encoded by the coding sequence ATGGAAACCTCCCTCGACGAGCTGCAGGCCTGGATCGGCCGCACCGAGACGGTCCGCGACAGCATCGGGGCGACGCCCGTCAAGGCACTGGATGCCACGCTGGACCATCCGGCGCGGGCGGTGGAGCATGGGACGGCGCTGCCCCCGCTGTGGCACTGGCTGTATTTCCTGCCGCTGCATCGCCAAAGCGAGATCGGGCCCGACGGGCACGCCAGGCGCGGTGGATTCCTGCCGCCGGTGCCGCTTCCGCGTCGCATGTGGGCCGGCAGCCAGTTCGAATTCCGCACACCGGTGCGCGTGGGCGATGCCGTGGAGCGGACGTCGACGATCGCCGACGTGTCTCGCAAGGAGGGTCGCTCGGGCCAGCTCGTTTTCGTCAAGGTGCGGCACGAACTGCGCTGCAACGGCGCCACGGAGCCGGCCATCGTGGAGTTCCACGACATCGTGTACCGGGACGCCAGGCGGCCCGCCGACGTGGAGCCGCCGCCGCAGCGCGCCGACACCGGCGCAGCCTGGCGGCGCGAGGTCATCCCCGACGATGTCCTGCTGTTCCGCTACTCGGCCCTGACCTTCAACGGCCACCGCATCCACTACGACCGCAAGTACGTGACCGAGGTCGAGGGATATCCCGGGCTGATCGTGCACGGCCCCCTGATCGCCACGCTGCTGATGGACCTGGTGCGCCGGCAGCTGCCGAACAGCGACGTCGCGAGCTTCCGCTTCAAGGCCGTGAGGCCGACCTTCGACCTGAACCCGTTCCACGTCAACGGCCAGCCGGCGCCGGACGGCAAGACCGTGCGGCTGTTCGCCGCCGACCACGAGGGCTGGCTGACCATGGACGCCACCGCGGTCCTGCGCTGA
- a CDS encoding Bug family tripartite tricarboxylate transporter substrate binding protein: MNTSRRSFLAFLGAGAAALLTAGPVMAQAYPDKAIRMVVPYAAGGGVDNIARVVAQHLAPRLKQPVVIDNKPGANANIGADLVAKAPPDGYTVLMGATFLAFNRAAMKNLPYDAAKDLVPVARVGRAPTVLVVPATLPVTNVAELVAYLKANADKVSYGAVGSASPPTLLFARQTGTAAVQVLYKGGSAALPDLMAGRLTYMIQTTSEVIPHIASGKLKALAVTSGERFKALPNVPTFKEAGVDGIDWTGWWGMFVPAGTPAAVVQRLSSEMQAVMAMPEVAAAVDKLGVEPAYQPAPEFGVFFRKSVSDHESYARDFKLSTE; the protein is encoded by the coding sequence ATGAACACCTCCAGGAGATCATTCTTGGCATTTCTCGGCGCCGGTGCGGCCGCCCTGCTGACGGCCGGACCTGTGATGGCCCAGGCGTACCCGGACAAAGCGATCCGCATGGTCGTGCCGTACGCGGCCGGCGGCGGCGTCGACAACATCGCCCGCGTGGTCGCCCAGCACCTGGCCCCGCGCCTGAAGCAACCGGTCGTCATCGACAACAAGCCGGGTGCGAACGCGAACATCGGCGCTGACCTCGTGGCCAAGGCTCCGCCCGACGGCTACACGGTCCTGATGGGCGCGACATTCCTTGCGTTCAACCGCGCGGCGATGAAGAACCTGCCGTACGACGCCGCGAAGGACCTGGTGCCGGTCGCCCGCGTCGGCCGCGCGCCCACCGTACTGGTCGTACCCGCGACGCTGCCGGTGACGAACGTCGCCGAGCTGGTGGCCTACCTCAAGGCCAATGCCGACAAGGTGTCGTACGGCGCCGTCGGTTCTGCCTCGCCCCCGACACTGCTGTTCGCGCGGCAGACCGGCACGGCGGCCGTCCAGGTGCTCTACAAGGGCGGCTCCGCCGCCTTGCCGGACCTGATGGCCGGCCGCCTGACCTACATGATCCAGACGACCAGCGAGGTGATCCCACACATCGCGAGCGGCAAGCTCAAGGCGCTGGCGGTCACGAGCGGCGAACGCTTCAAGGCGCTGCCGAACGTCCCCACGTTCAAGGAAGCCGGCGTCGACGGCATCGACTGGACCGGCTGGTGGGGCATGTTCGTGCCCGCCGGCACGCCCGCCGCCGTCGTGCAGCGCCTGTCCTCGGAGATGCAGGCCGTGATGGCGATGCCCGAGGTGGCTGCCGCGGTCGACAAGCTCGGGGTGGAGCCAGCCTACCAACCCGCGCCCGAATTCGGCGTGTTCTTCCGCAAGAGCGTGAGCGACCACGAGTCGTATGCGCGTGATTTCAAGCTGTCCACGGAGTGA
- a CDS encoding amidohydrolase family protein, whose protein sequence is MIIDCHGHYTTAPKALKDYRERQTAQLSLPGAPALAPDVRISDDEIRDSLESNQLRMQAERGVDFTIFSPTAGGMAHHVGNEQTSAHWTQACNDLIHRVVQLYPRNFAAVCQLPQSPGVSPANCIPELVRCVEELGFIGCNLNPDPSDGYWTSPPLTDRHWYPLYEKLVELDVPAMVHVSCSCNPAFHHTGAHYLNADTTAFMQFLQSDLFKDFPTLKFIIPHGGGAVPYHWGRYQGLAQQLKRPPIEDLMDNVFFDTCVYHRPGIELLLEIVPEDNVLFASEIIGAVRGINPRTGYHFDDTKRYIDAVDWLGGERREKLFSGNARRVYSRLDRHLERHGLLSQAA, encoded by the coding sequence ATGATCATCGATTGCCACGGCCACTACACGACGGCGCCCAAGGCGCTGAAGGACTACCGCGAGCGCCAGACGGCGCAGCTCTCGCTGCCCGGCGCCCCGGCCCTCGCGCCCGACGTGCGCATCAGCGACGATGAGATCCGCGACAGCCTCGAGAGCAACCAGCTGCGCATGCAGGCCGAGCGCGGCGTCGACTTCACGATCTTCTCGCCCACGGCCGGCGGCATGGCGCACCACGTCGGCAACGAGCAGACCAGCGCGCACTGGACGCAGGCCTGCAACGACCTGATCCACCGCGTGGTGCAGCTCTATCCGCGGAATTTCGCTGCCGTGTGCCAGCTGCCGCAGAGCCCGGGCGTGAGCCCCGCGAACTGCATCCCGGAACTCGTGCGCTGCGTCGAGGAACTGGGTTTCATCGGCTGCAACCTGAACCCGGACCCATCCGACGGCTACTGGACCAGCCCGCCGCTGACCGACCGCCACTGGTATCCGCTCTACGAGAAGCTGGTGGAGCTGGACGTGCCTGCGATGGTGCACGTGAGCTGTTCGTGCAATCCCGCCTTCCACCACACTGGCGCGCACTACCTGAACGCCGACACGACCGCGTTCATGCAGTTCCTGCAGTCGGACCTCTTCAAGGACTTCCCCACGTTGAAGTTCATCATCCCGCACGGCGGCGGCGCGGTGCCCTACCACTGGGGCCGCTACCAGGGCCTGGCCCAGCAGCTCAAGCGCCCCCCCATCGAGGACCTGATGGACAACGTGTTCTTCGACACCTGCGTCTACCACCGGCCTGGCATCGAGCTGCTGCTGGAGATCGTGCCCGAGGACAACGTGCTGTTTGCCTCCGAGATCATCGGCGCCGTGCGCGGCATCAACCCGCGCACGGGCTACCACTTCGACGATACCAAGCGCTACATCGACGCGGTCGACTGGCTGGGTGGCGAACGGCGCGAGAAGCTGTTCAGCGGCAACGCGCGCCGCGTCTACAGCCGGCTCGACCGGCACCTCGAGCGCCACGGCCTGCTGTCGCAGGCCGCGTGA
- a CDS encoding VOC family protein, with protein sequence MLNHVMVGTNDIERAKRFYDAVLGALGAAEGARNVNVTGQTRMFYRHDGSTFGVSEPIDGHPATHANGGTIGFKCKSAEQLRAFHDAAVGHGGTSIEGAPGPRDSKPGAVHMAYVRDPDGNKLCAVFRPA encoded by the coding sequence ATGTTGAACCACGTGATGGTCGGCACGAACGACATCGAGCGGGCCAAGCGCTTCTACGACGCCGTACTCGGCGCGTTGGGCGCGGCAGAGGGAGCGCGCAACGTGAACGTGACCGGCCAGACGCGCATGTTCTACCGCCACGACGGCAGCACCTTCGGCGTCAGCGAGCCGATCGACGGCCATCCGGCAACCCATGCCAACGGCGGCACGATCGGCTTCAAGTGCAAATCGGCCGAGCAGCTGCGGGCCTTCCACGACGCGGCCGTCGGGCATGGCGGGACGTCGATCGAGGGCGCGCCTGGCCCGCGCGACAGCAAACCAGGCGCGGTGCATATGGCCTATGTGCGTGATCCGGACGGCAACAAACTCTGCGCGGTCTTCCGGCCAGCATAG
- a CDS encoding LysR substrate-binding domain-containing protein: MAMNFDLNDLVAFRTVAQLSNFRKAAEAVHLSQPAFSRRIEKLEQALGVRLLERNTRRVTLTAVGRDFERKVRDLLDDLDATLVGIRGGTATRMGEVTVACVPSTVYYYLSHVIRLYHEQSPRVRVKVLDAGANEVLAAVARSEADFGLNFIGAQEGELEFKALVEERFVAACRRDHPLARHRRVSWAQLSDYDYVSVGRSSGNRVVLDQALAGVAKRPQAIYEAEHVTTALGLVEAGLGVAAVPSMAMPGKDHPILVSIPLVEPVVHRKVGLIRRRGRTLSPAAQQLYDLFEQVKGRRPG; this comes from the coding sequence GTGGCGATGAACTTCGATCTCAACGACCTGGTCGCCTTCCGGACCGTCGCGCAGCTCAGCAATTTCCGCAAGGCGGCCGAGGCCGTGCACCTGTCGCAGCCGGCGTTCAGCCGCCGGATCGAGAAGCTGGAGCAGGCGCTGGGCGTGCGGCTACTGGAGCGCAACACGCGTCGCGTCACCCTGACCGCAGTCGGACGCGACTTCGAACGCAAGGTGCGTGACCTGCTGGACGACCTGGACGCCACGCTGGTGGGCATCCGCGGCGGGACGGCAACCCGCATGGGCGAGGTCACGGTGGCCTGCGTCCCGTCCACCGTGTACTACTACCTCTCCCACGTGATCCGCCTGTACCACGAGCAATCGCCGCGCGTGCGCGTGAAGGTGCTGGACGCCGGCGCCAACGAAGTGCTGGCGGCGGTCGCCCGTAGCGAGGCGGACTTCGGGCTGAACTTCATCGGTGCCCAGGAGGGCGAGCTCGAGTTCAAGGCGCTGGTGGAGGAACGTTTCGTCGCGGCCTGCCGGCGCGACCATCCGCTGGCCAGGCACCGCCGCGTGAGCTGGGCTCAACTGAGCGACTACGACTACGTGTCGGTGGGCCGCTCCTCAGGCAACCGGGTCGTGCTGGACCAGGCGCTCGCGGGCGTCGCGAAGCGGCCGCAGGCCATCTACGAAGCCGAACACGTCACGACTGCGCTTGGTCTGGTGGAAGCAGGGTTGGGCGTCGCGGCAGTACCGTCCATGGCGATGCCTGGCAAGGACCATCCGATCCTGGTCAGCATCCCTCTGGTGGAGCCTGTGGTCCACCGCAAAGTGGGCCTGATCCGGCGCCGCGGGCGCACGTTGTCCCCCGCGGCGCAACAGCTCTATGACCTCTTCGAGCAAGTCAAGGGGCGGCGCCCAGGCTAG
- a CDS encoding IclR family transcriptional regulator — protein MAELAGPMVEAVTRALAILDAFTIDDASLRLTELARRTALPKNSVLRLARTLAAGGYLSMTEQREWRLGPAAAWLGARYQVAFDLHNTIEPEMRSLAQATGRSVSYFVHDGHSRIRLLHVHGGDANAGVKRVGEPMPMDRGSPGQVLLAFSGRQGALYDTIRKHGYHLTIGEARRGRASVSAPVFGSRWTIVGAITIGVPAAEATESLLRGYVPALVAATTKLSRALAQDQASITKLKHSSAAWFPT, from the coding sequence ATGGCCGAGCTCGCTGGACCGATGGTCGAGGCCGTCACACGGGCGCTCGCCATCTTGGACGCGTTCACCATCGACGATGCGTCGCTGCGGCTGACGGAGCTGGCCCGCCGCACCGCTCTGCCCAAGAACTCGGTGCTACGCCTGGCGCGCACGCTTGCCGCCGGCGGCTACTTGTCGATGACCGAGCAGCGCGAATGGCGCTTGGGCCCTGCCGCCGCCTGGCTGGGCGCGCGCTACCAGGTGGCGTTCGACCTGCACAACACCATTGAACCGGAGATGCGGTCGCTCGCGCAGGCGACGGGCCGTAGCGTGTCGTACTTCGTGCATGATGGCCACTCCCGGATCCGGCTGCTCCACGTGCATGGCGGCGATGCGAACGCCGGTGTCAAGCGGGTCGGCGAACCGATGCCGATGGACCGCGGCTCGCCGGGGCAGGTGCTGCTCGCTTTCTCGGGCCGGCAAGGGGCGCTCTACGACACCATCCGCAAGCACGGTTACCACCTGACGATCGGCGAGGCGCGACGCGGCCGGGCCAGCGTGTCGGCGCCCGTGTTCGGATCGCGCTGGACCATCGTCGGCGCTATCACCATCGGCGTGCCCGCGGCCGAGGCAACGGAGAGCTTGCTGCGCGGCTACGTGCCAGCTCTGGTCGCGGCCACTACAAAGCTGTCGCGGGCGCTGGCGCAGGACCAAGCTTCCATCACGAAGTTGAAGCACAGCTCGGCTGCGTGGTTTCCGACCTGA
- a CDS encoding class-II fumarase/aspartase family protein, whose protein sequence is MASTIIDSRIFGDMFSDARMRDVWSDENRTSKYLEIERALAKVQGALGIIPKEAADEIVKNCELSQIDWPRLKAKTEQIGYPIIAVVNQINANCRDGLGEFCHWGATTQDITDTAAVLQIRESLALVEHDLDEIGEALAVLARKYRDTPVIGRSNLQQATPITFGYKMASILAGIDRHRQRLQQLKPRVLMGEFGGASGTLSSLESGAMETQAALMKELGLAQPLISWHTVRDTIAEVGAFLGLVGGSLGKIAMDVKLMMQTEVGEVFEPFAPGRGSSSTMPQKRNPISCLYIHANISVARQHAAALMDAMVADHERSTGPWEIEWVALPEIFCLLSGALKQTKFILKGLEVDATRMRANIDMTNGLVMSEAVMMGLGPYIGREYAHDLVYDLCRQAVTEDRPLIDILAAHPEVSKHVTRAQLEAFCDPAKNLGQAGVMVDRVLAARA, encoded by the coding sequence ATGGCTTCCACCATCATCGACTCGCGCATCTTCGGCGACATGTTCAGCGATGCGCGCATGCGCGACGTCTGGTCCGACGAGAACCGCACGTCCAAGTACCTGGAGATCGAGCGGGCCCTGGCCAAGGTGCAGGGCGCCCTCGGGATCATTCCGAAAGAGGCCGCCGACGAGATCGTGAAGAACTGCGAGCTCTCGCAGATCGACTGGCCGAGGCTCAAGGCCAAGACCGAGCAGATCGGCTACCCGATCATCGCCGTGGTCAACCAGATCAACGCCAACTGCCGCGACGGGTTGGGGGAGTTCTGCCATTGGGGAGCGACCACCCAGGACATCACCGACACCGCCGCCGTGCTGCAGATCCGGGAAAGCCTGGCGCTCGTGGAGCACGATCTCGACGAGATCGGCGAGGCGCTCGCCGTGCTGGCGCGCAAGTACCGGGACACGCCCGTCATCGGGCGCTCCAACCTGCAGCAGGCCACGCCGATCACGTTCGGCTACAAGATGGCCTCCATCCTGGCCGGCATCGACCGCCACCGCCAACGGCTGCAGCAACTGAAGCCCAGGGTCCTCATGGGCGAGTTCGGCGGCGCCTCGGGGACGCTGTCGTCCCTGGAGAGTGGCGCGATGGAGACCCAGGCCGCCCTGATGAAGGAGCTCGGCCTGGCGCAACCACTCATCTCCTGGCACACGGTGCGCGACACCATCGCGGAGGTGGGAGCCTTCCTGGGCCTGGTGGGCGGCTCGCTGGGAAAGATCGCGATGGATGTCAAGCTGATGATGCAGACCGAGGTCGGCGAGGTGTTCGAGCCCTTCGCACCGGGCCGCGGTTCGTCGTCCACCATGCCGCAGAAGCGCAACCCCATCTCCTGCCTGTACATCCACGCCAACATCTCCGTGGCGCGCCAGCACGCCGCCGCCCTGATGGACGCGATGGTCGCCGACCATGAGCGATCGACCGGCCCCTGGGAGATCGAATGGGTGGCGTTGCCGGAGATCTTCTGCCTGCTGTCCGGCGCCCTGAAGCAGACGAAGTTCATCCTCAAGGGGCTGGAAGTCGACGCGACCCGCATGCGTGCCAACATCGACATGACGAACGGCCTCGTGATGTCGGAGGCAGTGATGATGGGCTTGGGCCCCTACATCGGCCGCGAGTACGCGCACGACCTGGTGTACGACCTCTGTCGCCAAGCCGTCACGGAGGATCGCCCGCTGATCGACATCCTGGCTGCTCACCCGGAGGTCTCGAAGCACGTCACGCGTGCGCAGCTCGAGGCGTTCTGCGACCCGGCCAAGAATCTCGGTCAGGCTGGGGTGATGGTCGATCGCGTCCTTGCCGCGCGGGCCTGA
- a CDS encoding CaiB/BaiF CoA transferase family protein: protein MQPLQGLTVVTLEHAIAAPFATRQLADLGARVIKIERPGSGDFARGYDQRVRGLSSHFVWTNRSKESLTLDVKHPEAARVLERLVTEKADVVVQNLAPGAAARLGLGYEQLSRRKPELIVCDISGYGDDPASPGPYRDKKAYDLLIQSEAGFVSVTGTPEEPCKAGPSIADIAAGMYAYTNILAALLQRGQTGKGQRIDISMLESLAEWTSYPLYYAFDGAEPPPRTGASHATIYPYGPFPAGDGGTVMLGLQNEREWAAFCEKVLRQPAIATDPRFTANYKRVAEREALRGIIVEAFASLTVAQVLERLEAAQIANAQVNTMRDVWAHPQLKARGRWSEVGSPQGSLPALLPPGSWDVGPRMGPVPALGEHTDAILAELGYSATAIETLRSAAAI, encoded by the coding sequence ATGCAGCCACTCCAGGGCCTGACCGTCGTCACGCTCGAACACGCCATCGCCGCCCCGTTCGCCACCCGCCAGCTGGCGGACCTGGGCGCGCGCGTCATCAAGATCGAACGGCCGGGTTCGGGCGATTTCGCCCGCGGGTACGACCAGCGGGTGCGGGGCCTGTCTTCGCACTTCGTCTGGACCAACCGATCCAAGGAAAGCCTGACGCTCGACGTCAAGCATCCCGAAGCCGCGCGGGTGCTGGAACGGCTGGTGACCGAGAAGGCGGATGTGGTCGTGCAGAACCTGGCCCCGGGCGCGGCCGCGAGGCTGGGCTTGGGGTACGAGCAGCTCTCCAGGCGCAAGCCGGAGCTCATCGTGTGCGACATCTCAGGCTATGGTGACGACCCGGCCAGCCCCGGCCCGTACCGGGACAAGAAGGCCTACGACCTGCTGATCCAGAGCGAGGCCGGCTTCGTGTCGGTCACCGGCACGCCCGAGGAGCCCTGCAAGGCGGGCCCTTCGATCGCGGACATCGCCGCGGGGATGTACGCGTACACCAACATCCTGGCGGCCTTGCTGCAACGGGGCCAGACCGGCAAGGGGCAGCGGATCGACATCTCCATGCTGGAATCCCTCGCCGAATGGACCAGCTACCCGCTGTACTACGCGTTCGACGGCGCCGAGCCGCCCCCGCGGACGGGCGCCAGCCACGCCACGATCTACCCCTATGGCCCGTTTCCCGCCGGCGATGGGGGCACGGTGATGCTGGGCCTGCAGAACGAGCGCGAGTGGGCGGCCTTTTGCGAGAAGGTCCTGCGGCAGCCGGCCATCGCCACCGACCCCCGGTTCACCGCCAACTACAAGCGCGTGGCCGAGCGCGAGGCGCTGCGCGGGATCATCGTCGAGGCGTTCGCGTCGCTGACCGTTGCACAGGTGCTCGAACGGCTGGAGGCCGCGCAGATCGCGAACGCCCAGGTCAACACGATGCGGGATGTCTGGGCGCATCCGCAGTTGAAAGCGAGGGGCCGCTGGAGCGAAGTCGGATCGCCGCAGGGGTCACTGCCCGCCTTGCTGCCGCCCGGCAGCTGGGACGTGGGCCCTCGCATGGGTCCGGTCCCCGCGCTCGGCGAGCACACCGACGCCATCCTCGCGGAGCTGGGCTACAGCGCCACCGCCATCGAAACCCTGCGCTCGGCGGCGGCGATCTGA
- a CDS encoding RraA family protein: protein MPNGFQVLKRKSSVAPALLERLRAVPVANISDSMRRMAAAGSALRPLHREGVLCGPALTVRTRPGDNLMLHMALNLAQEGDVLVVDADGDLTNAITGERMLAYCVAKKFAGVVIYGAVRDYGWIRRQDLPVYACGVTHRGPYKDGPGEINVPVSLGRMVVHPGDAIVGDEDGLVCVPMAGAEAVCAAAEQKFKKETETFGEIGKKDNDAAGYKAKLLRLGCTFEE, encoded by the coding sequence ATGCCCAACGGTTTCCAAGTCCTGAAGAGAAAGTCATCCGTCGCGCCCGCCCTGCTCGAGCGCTTGCGCGCGGTTCCCGTCGCGAACATCAGCGATTCGATGCGGCGCATGGCGGCCGCCGGCTCGGCCTTGCGGCCCCTGCACCGCGAAGGCGTGCTGTGCGGCCCGGCGTTGACGGTCCGCACGCGTCCCGGCGACAACCTCATGCTGCACATGGCGCTGAACCTGGCGCAGGAAGGCGACGTACTGGTGGTGGATGCCGACGGCGACCTGACCAACGCCATCACAGGGGAGCGAATGCTGGCCTATTGCGTGGCGAAGAAGTTCGCAGGCGTGGTCATTTACGGCGCCGTGCGCGACTATGGCTGGATCCGCCGCCAGGACCTGCCGGTTTACGCCTGCGGCGTCACGCACCGAGGCCCCTATAAGGACGGCCCCGGCGAAATCAACGTCCCGGTGTCGCTCGGCAGGATGGTGGTCCATCCAGGCGACGCGATCGTTGGCGACGAAGACGGGCTGGTGTGCGTGCCGATGGCGGGCGCCGAAGCTGTCTGCGCCGCGGCCGAGCAGAAGTTCAAGAAGGAAACGGAAACCTTCGGCGAAATTGGCAAGAAGGACAACGACGCCGCGGGGTACAAGGCAAAGCTGCTGCGGCTGGGGTGCACCTTCGAGGAGTAG
- a CDS encoding 4-oxalomesaconate tautomerase — protein MHGLGRLAEIAELRDGPEGDQVVEIEVHRHGRSSTSVMCTEHQLILKMQFTLAMPERIIPAMQRVIPCVLMRAGTSRGPFFLREWLPADDTARDEALIGAIGASDLLQVDGVGGGSTLTSKVAIVSPSSHPGCDVDYLFAQVGVGQKSVDTRPNCGNMLSGVAPFAIEQGLVQARDGETTVRVFNVNTRSRIDVTVQTPARHVRYDGDTGIDGVAGTAAPIRLNFLDAWGSVTGALFPTGRRIDTIHGIDVSCIDAAMPLVIMRAGDLGLNGREAPAELDANTALLARIEAIRCAAGEAMGLGDVSGSVIPKPMIASEGDDADSITSRYFTPRRCHASHAVTGAIGIATAYALPGTVASSDARRTGVRSIAVLHPQGRIEVEVAIEGLGDEARVQRAALVRTARKILQGDLHLPPYVFSKAPQGDNPMKRLIAPALAAAALATTAPLALAYPDKPITVVVPTAPGGGNDAMARVIGQKLGPLLGQSVIVDNRAGANGAIASEFAARAAPDGHTVMFGYIATHAMNPALQKLRYDPVADFAPVGLVGYSPTLMVANTSVQIKDVKDLVAQLKAKPDRYTYASAGNGTAPHFAAELFKLNAGVVMLGAPYKGSAPAITDTIGGQTQFMFPSLYTALPHVKAGKLRALAVAGPQRSPLLPDVPTLKEAGVDGVDVRQWYGFFVPAKTPKPIVDQINKALNQVLADPEVVKRLAEHGADVEASTPEQFGALVKGELAKWKSVVQRAKLTAD, from the coding sequence GTGCACGGCCTCGGCCGCCTTGCGGAAATTGCTGAGCTGCGCGACGGTCCGGAAGGCGACCAGGTCGTTGAGATCGAAGTTCATCGCCACGGCAGATCCTCCACTTCAGTGATGTGCACAGAGCATCAGTTGATCTTAAAGATGCAATTCACTTTGGCAATGCCGGAACGGATCATTCCAGCCATGCAACGAGTGATTCCCTGCGTCCTGATGCGTGCCGGCACGTCGAGAGGACCGTTCTTCCTGCGCGAGTGGCTGCCGGCCGACGACACGGCCCGCGACGAGGCGCTCATCGGCGCGATCGGCGCATCGGACCTGCTGCAAGTCGATGGCGTCGGTGGCGGCAGCACGCTGACCAGCAAGGTGGCCATCGTCTCCCCGTCTTCCCATCCCGGATGCGACGTCGACTACCTCTTTGCCCAGGTGGGCGTCGGCCAGAAGTCGGTGGACACGCGGCCGAACTGCGGCAACATGCTGTCGGGAGTGGCTCCGTTCGCCATCGAGCAGGGGCTCGTACAGGCCCGGGACGGCGAAACGACGGTGCGGGTGTTCAACGTCAACACGCGCTCGCGCATCGACGTCACGGTGCAGACCCCGGCCCGGCATGTGCGCTACGACGGCGACACCGGCATCGACGGAGTGGCCGGGACGGCAGCACCCATCCGCCTGAACTTCCTCGACGCCTGGGGCTCGGTCACGGGCGCGCTGTTTCCCACCGGACGCCGCATCGACACCATCCACGGGATCGACGTGAGCTGCATCGATGCCGCGATGCCGCTGGTGATCATGCGCGCAGGCGACCTCGGACTGAACGGCCGCGAAGCGCCGGCCGAGCTCGACGCCAACACGGCGCTGCTCGCGCGCATCGAGGCGATCCGCTGCGCAGCCGGCGAGGCGATGGGCCTTGGCGATGTGTCCGGCAGCGTGATCCCGAAGCCGATGATCGCGAGCGAGGGCGACGACGCTGACAGCATCACCTCCCGCTACTTCACGCCTCGCCGGTGCCACGCATCGCACGCCGTCACCGGCGCGATCGGCATCGCCACGGCCTACGCGCTGCCCGGCACCGTCGCCAGCAGCGACGCCCGCCGCACCGGTGTGCGCTCCATTGCCGTCCTGCATCCGCAGGGGCGCATCGAGGTCGAAGTGGCCATCGAAGGCCTCGGTGACGAAGCCCGCGTGCAACGCGCCGCGCTCGTGCGTACCGCGCGAAAGATCCTGCAGGGCGACCTGCATCTCCCACCCTACGTGTTCTCGAAAGCCCCCCAAGGAGACAACCCCATGAAGCGCCTGATTGCTCCCGCCCTTGCCGCCGCCGCGCTGGCCACGACAGCGCCGCTGGCCCTGGCCTATCCCGACAAGCCGATCACGGTCGTGGTGCCCACCGCCCCGGGCGGTGGCAACGACGCCATGGCGCGCGTGATCGGACAGAAGCTCGGCCCGCTGCTGGGCCAGTCCGTGATCGTCGACAACCGCGCCGGCGCCAACGGCGCGATCGCGAGCGAGTTCGCGGCCCGCGCCGCACCCGATGGGCACACCGTGATGTTCGGCTACATCGCCACGCACGCGATGAACCCCGCGCTGCAGAAGCTGCGCTATGACCCGGTGGCGGACTTCGCGCCGGTGGGCCTCGTCGGCTACTCGCCCACGCTCATGGTGGCGAACACCTCGGTGCAGATCAAGGATGTCAAGGATCTGGTCGCACAGCTGAAGGCCAAGCCGGACCGGTACACCTACGCGTCGGCGGGCAACGGCACGGCACCCCACTTCGCGGCCGAGCTGTTCAAGCTGAACGCGGGCGTCGTGATGCTGGGCGCTCCCTACAAGGGCTCCGCGCCCGCGATCACGGACACCATCGGCGGCCAGACGCAGTTCATGTTCCCTAGCCTGTACACGGCCCTGCCGCATGTGAAGGCTGGCAAGTTGCGTGCCCTGGCCGTGGCAGGGCCCCAGCGTTCGCCCCTGCTGCCTGATGTGCCGACGCTGAAGGAGGCGGGTGTCGACGGGGTCGACGTGCGGCAGTGGTATGGGTTCTTCGTGCCGGCCAAGACGCCGAAGCCCATCGTCGACCAGATCAACAAGGCCTTGAACCAGGTGCTCGCCGACCCGGAGGTGGTGAAGCGGCTGGCCGAACACGGCGCGGACGTCGAGGCGAGTACGCCGGAGCAGTTCGGCGCACTGGTCAAGGGCGAGCTCGCGAAGTGGAAGAGCGTGGTGCAGCGCGCCAAGCTGACGGCGGACTGA